In one ANME-2 cluster archaeon genomic region, the following are encoded:
- a CDS encoding aspartate dehydrogenase gives MLRVGVVGCGAIGSFICHALDTEIEGTRLVAVHEHHTELMETLCASLSCKPGMVKIRKMVEMVDLVVEAAAPEAVPIAAVTALENGCDVMIMSVGALVDSDLMDRLSSLALENNCKIYLPSGAVVGIDGIKSASIAGIESVTLTSTKPPRALSGAPYVVENNIDLEGFRESTVIFEGAAHDAVKAFPANVNVAAAISLAGIGVEKTRVRIIVDPASDRNRHEIEVVGDFGRFTTQVENVPSPENPKTSYLAALSAVATLKKIASPLQIGT, from the coding sequence ATGCTTCGTGTAGGAGTTGTAGGGTGTGGTGCGATCGGGTCCTTTATTTGTCATGCCCTGGATACTGAGATCGAAGGTACCCGGCTTGTTGCCGTACACGAACACCATACAGAACTAATGGAAACTCTATGCGCCAGCCTGTCCTGTAAACCAGGGATGGTGAAGATCCGCAAGATGGTAGAAATGGTAGACCTTGTTGTAGAAGCTGCAGCACCCGAAGCTGTGCCGATAGCAGCAGTTACTGCTCTTGAGAATGGGTGTGATGTAATGATAATGAGTGTAGGCGCCCTGGTCGATTCCGACCTGATGGACAGGCTGTCGTCCCTGGCACTGGAAAATAACTGTAAGATATACCTTCCTTCAGGAGCAGTAGTGGGTATTGACGGGATCAAATCCGCATCCATAGCTGGAATAGAATCTGTTACTCTCACCTCGACCAAACCGCCCAGGGCTCTTAGCGGAGCACCGTACGTTGTCGAAAACAATATTGACCTGGAGGGTTTCAGGGAATCCACGGTAATTTTCGAGGGTGCTGCCCATGATGCTGTGAAAGCCTTCCCCGCAAATGTCAATGTGGCTGCTGCCATCAGCCTGGCAGGTATCGGTGTGGAAAAAACAAGGGTACGCATAATAGTTGACCCGGCCAGTGACAGGAACCGACATGAGATAGAAGTAGTAGGGGACTTTGGCAGGTTTACTACACAGGTCGAGAATGTACCTTCCCCGGAAAACCCGAAAACAAGCTATCTGGCCGCCCTGTCTGCCGTGGCCACACTTAAAAAGATTGCAAGTCCGCTGCAAATCGGAACTTAA
- a CDS encoding DUF2551 domain-containing protein, whose amino-acid sequence MVVILNNTNNQVKERLIKYLRKDETNLRKTVLQMFLVGKIYTTNDIYKNLMQQGFDLNYRGVSAMVGLMNTRLGILRVDVTREHNHYSLKDDFKEIVQTVLNNF is encoded by the coding sequence ATGGTGGTAATACTGAATAATACCAATAATCAAGTCAAAGAACGGCTAATTAAATATTTACGTAAGGATGAGACCAATCTGCGTAAGACTGTCCTGCAGATGTTCCTTGTCGGAAAAATCTATACTACGAACGACATCTATAAAAACCTCATGCAGCAGGGCTTTGACTTGAACTATCGTGGCGTCTCTGCAATGGTGGGCCTGATGAATACCCGTCTTGGTATCCTTCGTGTTGATGTGACAAGAGAGCACAACCATTATTCTTTAAAAGATGATTTCAAAGAAATCGTACAGACTGTGCTGAATAATTTTTAA
- a CDS encoding type II toxin-antitoxin system VapC family toxin, with protein sequence MTILDTDYLVALLRGDADAAAYADKIKNPKTTIINAFELYYGADRSSKPDKSHIEVNSLLGSMDILRFEMPAVLTSAKIQAELMNAGNPVNILDVLIAGIVIVNNEEFLTRNVKHFNRINGLNWKKW encoded by the coding sequence ATGACCATTCTGGATACCGATTATCTGGTAGCTCTTCTTAGAGGTGATGCAGATGCAGCCGCTTATGCTGATAAGATCAAAAACCCAAAAACTACCATCATCAATGCTTTCGAACTCTATTACGGGGCAGACCGTTCCTCAAAACCCGATAAATCCCACATAGAAGTAAATTCTTTACTGGGGTCTATGGATATACTTAGATTTGAAATGCCCGCTGTACTTACATCTGCCAAAATCCAGGCTGAACTAATGAATGCCGGCAATCCTGTAAATATCCTTGATGTTCTGATTGCAGGTATTGTGATAGTAAACAACGAAGAGTTTCTGACAAGAAATGTCAAGCATTTCAACAGAATCAACGGTTTGAACTGGAAAAAATGGTAA
- a CDS encoding ABC transporter permease — MKDFLYLAWKDLLMEFRTKQMLNSMVIFSLLVIVIFNYSFSNILFNVEVADIAPGILWIAFTFAGMLGLSRSFASEMEEGCLDGLKLCPVDPSTIYLGKVVSNLVIMFMIEAIIVPLFIVLFNFSDVKGLAGLIVIILLGTIGFILVGTLFSALTVNMRTREILLPVILFPIIIPLIMSSVMATQKVLSTGDLFSAIDEIKLLVVYDLVFFIAAQLVFEYVIED; from the coding sequence TTGAAGGATTTCCTTTACCTGGCCTGGAAGGACCTGCTAATGGAGTTTCGGACCAAGCAGATGCTGAACAGCATGGTCATATTCTCGCTGCTTGTGATCGTCATATTCAACTATTCTTTCAGCAACATCCTGTTCAATGTCGAAGTAGCAGATATAGCGCCCGGTATATTGTGGATAGCTTTTACCTTTGCCGGAATGCTGGGTCTGTCCCGTTCATTTGCAAGCGAGATGGAAGAGGGGTGCCTTGATGGACTGAAATTATGTCCGGTTGACCCTTCCACCATTTACCTGGGTAAGGTCGTGTCCAACCTGGTCATAATGTTCATGATCGAAGCCATTATTGTACCCCTGTTCATTGTCCTGTTCAATTTTAGTGATGTAAAGGGGCTGGCCGGTCTTATTGTCATAATCCTGCTTGGTACGATCGGGTTCATACTGGTAGGAACATTGTTCTCGGCCCTGACAGTCAATATGAGGACAAGGGAGATCTTGCTTCCTGTGATACTGTTTCCTATCATTATACCGCTGATCATGTCTTCCGTCATGGCGACCCAGAAAGTGCTGTCAACCGGCGACCTGTTTTCTGCAATCGACGAGATCAAGCTGTTGGTCGTTTACGATCTGGTATTTTTTATTGCAGCGCAGCTTGTATTCGAGTATGTAATAGAGGATTAA
- a CDS encoding ABC transporter ATP-binding protein, whose translation MFLKYVTEQIIIISIRHLSKTFGNHTVLRDINLDIKTGDFLTIFGPNGAGKTTLVKIMSTLVSPTSGTVLVHDLDVKKSPLEVRRLIGVISHETYLYQDLTAKENLLFFGRMYGMHRDKLEARIHELVNEVGLQYRLDDRVGTFSRGMKQRLSIARAILHDPKILFLDEPYTGLDQHAAATFDSILKELDVSDKTQVMVSHDIERGLALADKVVILHGGNIVYEAAKDKMEGVEQFRHTYEHYVREV comes from the coding sequence ATATTTCTAAAATATGTAACGGAGCAGATAATCATTATTTCCATCAGGCATCTGTCAAAGACTTTCGGAAACCATACTGTGCTTCGTGATATCAACCTGGATATCAAGACAGGGGATTTTTTAACCATATTCGGTCCCAACGGTGCCGGCAAGACCACCCTGGTCAAGATCATGTCCACCCTGGTCAGCCCCACTTCAGGGACTGTGCTTGTACATGACCTCGATGTTAAGAAATCACCACTGGAAGTGAGGCGACTTATCGGTGTTATCTCGCATGAGACCTACCTGTACCAGGACCTGACTGCAAAAGAGAACTTGCTGTTCTTTGGTAGGATGTACGGTATGCACAGAGATAAGCTGGAGGCAAGGATACACGAACTTGTGAATGAAGTTGGGTTGCAGTACAGGCTGGATGACAGGGTAGGTACATTCAGCAGGGGTATGAAACAGCGCCTGAGCATTGCCCGGGCCATCCTGCATGACCCGAAGATACTGTTCCTGGATGAACCCTACACAGGGCTTGACCAGCATGCAGCAGCTACATTTGATTCTATCTTAAAAGAACTTGATGTATCAGACAAGACCCAGGTCATGGTATCCCACGATATCGAGCGTGGGCTGGCACTTGCCGATAAGGTTGTCATCCTGCATGGCGGGAATATCGTGTACGAAGCCGCTAAGGATAAGATGGAAGGCGTGGAGCAGTTCCGCCATACCTATGAACATTATGTCAGGGAGGTGTGA